The Populus alba chromosome 6, ASM523922v2, whole genome shotgun sequence genomic interval CCTATGATCAGGAATCAACAATGAATGACCaatgagaaaagaaacaaaaagtagttttaacTTCCACCAATCATAACATTAGAAATTTGAATTAATGCTGATCAAAGCTCCTCATTGGAGCCAGTGGGTTAGCCCGGATTGTAGGCATCCCACCCTGCGTGTGCAAGGTCACCAATAATCCTGGCAGCATTACAAATTTGAACACGACCTACAAGTTACCTAGAAACTTGAATTAGTGAATTAGTGCTGACCAAAGCTCGTCATTGGAGCACGTGGGTTAGCTAGGATTGAAAGCATGTTGCAAGGCACCCGAGGTTTGAGCTCACATCCCTTCTGTCGAGGGCCATGCGCTCTTCTTCTTCACAGCAATGCCCAACCCTGCCACTTGCCTGTGGGTGGTCTTTCAAACTATTTGAAATTCTCTATTAATGCAACTAGCCTTGTTCCAGCAATTAAACTGCGATCACTGATGAATGACCTGATCTTCTAACTAGTTGTAAGTTACCAGAATGCAGAATAATGTCTTAAGAAATCAATCTCAGTAACCTTCATCAACGATAATTTGCAGAATAAAGCCTACGGCTGACAGGCGAAGATATTTGAGAAAATAGTACAACCAACCAGACAAGCAAACCTAATGTTGAGTATCCAATGTTGCAGAATCAAACCAACCCTGaccttttttttgtgatttacgtgggtgtccgggccagcttgcgcgcaccacgactaatctcacggttcactgaacatcctgcaaacccagtgagcatgtaaggcaccgcgggggtgacaggcgtgcacggtgaggtttgaacccaggatgcagaggaagggaacatgtcccttcaaccgctgggccaagacctcaagtgccaACCCTGACCTTTTTAATTGCACACTGTCCTGGTTTATCGAGAAGAATTGTTGTTGGGTTCTTGTAACCTGTGCCCAGAAAAATCGTTCTTGTTTTTGCTGTGTTTGACTTGGCTctacaaatataaaaacctCAAGTGAGTATTACCAGTACTCTTTGCAAGAACAGAATCCATTCTTGAAATGGTGAAAGCGGGTTGCATCTCTGACAACAAATTGACGATCCACAATCTTGCTAACCAATTTTATGAACAAGTGACAATCTCCGCATATcctaagattttttataataataatctctGTTTCTTTCCTGGTGTTTAAGAGTGCAAATGCAACAGCCAACTTTTCGCTATGCACACCCATACTATTAAGatattcttctcttctctcatgaTCGTTCTTCTTACATCCATCAAGGTCCTTCACCAAATTTTCTAACTCATTCAACTTTTTGTATATTTCATTTGTTTGAGGATGATTTCTATCTCCAGCAAAGAAAAGGTGAACTCTCCCTTTAAATTCTACATAACTACACCCTGGATCCTTTTTGAGCTTCCGCTCCCTCATCAACATCCGAACTCTCAGTATCCCCTCCAAATTCCTTGCCTCAGTATATACATTAGATAACAAAACATAGTAGCCAGTATTTGTAGGTTCAAGCTCAATTACCCGCTCAAAAGCCAACTCTGCTAACTCTACATTTCTGTGGATTTTACAAGCACCCAAAAGGGCCCCCCATAATGCACCATCAGCTCTCACTTGCATAGACTCAATAAGCTCCCGGGCCTCATTGAGCCGACCTGCACGTCCTAAAAGATCCACCATACAAGAGTAATGCTCTGCACCAGGCCGCAACCTGTACTTCCTCTCCATGACACCAAAATAATCCAACCCTTTGTTAGTCAATCCTGCATGACTGCATGCAGACAAAACACTTACAAAAGCTGTGCCATCAGGTTTAATTCCACCCCTAATCATCTCATCAAAAAGCTCCACGGCAACCTCTCCTTGTCCATGCATTCCATACCCACCTATGATTGCCGTCCATGAAACTACACTTTTCACTGGCATGCCATCAAATATATCCCTAGCCTTTTTCAAATTACCACATCTCGCATACATATTAATCAAAGCATTATTCAAAAACGGATTTGAGCTAAACCCAAAACCCTCCATTTTCCTCTCTACCTCCTTACCAACACTAAGTGCACCAAGATGAGCACAAGAAGAAAGAACCCCAACAAGTGTTACAGGGTCAGGACAAAACCCTTTCGATTCCATCTCCTTATAAAGTTCCAAAACATTATTAGCAAGCCCGTTTTGAGCATACCCATTAATCATTGCATTCCAAGTGATCAACCCTTTCCGCGGCATTTCATTAAACAGCTTCCTTCCACAATCAATTTCCCCACTTTTCACATACATTGTAAGCAAACAATTCCCAACAGATGAATCCATATCCAAACCAAACTTCACACAAAAACCATGAACACTCATCCCCAATCCCAAATTCCCCGGGATCCCACAAGGCTGAACCAAACCCAACATCGTAACCCCATTAATTTCCACGCCCAATTCCCTCATTTCACAAAACAACACGACCACATCTTTAACTCTAGAATTCAATGCATAACCAGATAACAAAGAATTGTAACAAACGGTTAATTTTCTCGATTGAGGATTTTCATCAAACAATTTGCGTGCATTATCGATCAAGCTGCACTTACCGTACATAGATATCAAAGAGGTTTGTACAAAAGGTTCTAATAAGCACCCGGTTTTAAAGACGTGACAATGGAGCTGTTTTCCCGTGATAGGGAGAGAAAGCGCGGCACAGGATTTGATAGCGAATGGGAAAGTGAAGGCGTTTGGCGATGCCCCAGAGCGGAGCATGTGGAGGTATAGAGAGAGAGCTTTGTTGAAAAGGGATTTGTTTGCTGCTTCTCTTAAAAGGGTGTTCCATTGAGGGTTCCTTGTTGTCGTTGATTGGAGATGGTGATATAGTTTGGTCTTCATAGTCATGACATAGCATGATGGAGATAATAAAAACGGTGGTGAAAGGAGCCGTTTTGACGAGGGAGAATGAGAGGGAAGGAAAACGGCAAAATTCCGGTTGGCCTGGGCGGGTAGAAATATTACATTACACTACAAAGTACAAACATCGGCTTTTACCGTTCCCTGCACACGCAGGTGTAGTGTGGAATACTATAGGACGCctgcttttctttgttttcatttttttttccttggtcaGTTATTCATTTTGAACCccgaaacttttttttttttttaatttcaattttgcaTATGATTTAGATCCTCATAATTCCTTTTGGTTTATGTGATCCTGATAAAGCTAAGGGCcacctctcttttctttctttactgtTTATTAGGCGGGTAAAGGTTCACtttgatccttaattttttatttttttattttccattcttGTGTTTTAAAGGTTTAGCTTTTCAACCTAAACtttgtttgttttgcatttaATTCTCAAAAATTTGAGAGTAACAGTcacatttcacaaaaaaaaaaaaaaagccaatttGATGTCAATAGATTTTTCTTATTGAGAGGAGAGTCATTAAAGTGTTTTTGAGTTTATATCTCACTAAGAAAGTAAAATGGGTAAAATGagaatttttgcatttttattttatatttttggatcaatttaaatgtattttaggGTTAGAAATTGGTTATTAAGCTTCTTGCAATGTTTATTAGGTGTTTTCATatgataattaattgaaaaataactttttagccttttctttaaaggaaaaaaactagacGAATAGACAAcacatcatttatttatttttctttaataaaagaCGAGTAATGTGTCACATCATTTAcctttaaacataaaataataatataaaatgctAGGTGCAATGGCCTAGCCTAATAGGCCCACACACATAATGTGCCTTTATATGTTGGGCTAGGCATATAAGGTTGAGTCCTCACTGTTCTGTCCTTTCTATTAAAATGGTGAAGACAAACTTGGTCACCCTATATAAGGGTAAGGATAGGGCCTTTGGTGGCCTGATAAAGacattattaacaaatactcTATAATGTATAGGTTTTTCActttagtagttttttttttttttttttttacttttgtttcttcttcttttttacctttttccctttttttttaattcaaaattgacttatttttctttttttattaatttttttaaaattatgtttgctaatttttttaaatattgagctggttgaaaatttaactatgtagtttttttctttaaaacattatggattgctataatattctcatacattgttttttttttatgatttatttgttctttttttaaaaaatggtctttgtagatttttttttttatattaagttggttgaaaatttagctttgtagttttatttaaaaaaaaaaacaaaataatatgaattgctacaatgtttcccctacatagtttttttttgctacattgtttcctcatatatttttttaaaaaattatttttatcgaatttattttttcaatattaagctGGCTGGTAATCTAgttttagctttccccacatgttttttttgtttgtttttttttccaaaattttcattttttacatttgtttttgtttttttcataattatttttgttgattttattttttttactattgagttggttgaaaatttagtttttttagtttttttctttaaaacattatagctttccccacgtcttttttttcgcttttgtttctttttttttttacatgttttttttttcattttttttatccaaaattgactctctttttttaaatagtctttatcgattttttttatatatattgagctggttaagaacttagctttgtagctttttttcaaaaaaaaaaaaaaaacatcttggattgctacagtgtttcccttacatagttttttgtttggctgcagtgtttcccccatatatttttttttaaattatctttgtcgaatttattttttcaatattgagttggttgagaatttagctttagcttttgctttccccacttttttttttcatttttttaaatttttttcaaaattgtgtttcttctttatattttttttcatgattatttttgttgattttattttttactattgatctgattgagaatttatttttttctttaaaacactagattactatagtgtttctctacatggttttttattaaataattttttttttcagaattatctttgttgattttatttttttcaaattaagctaattgagaatttaactttgtagttatttaaaacactgtagattgctacaatgtttttccacatgatttttgtcttgctatagtgtttccctacatgttttttttatcgatgttgttttttcaaatatgtttttgtcaaatttatttttttcatactgagCCGGTtgataatttagcttttttttcttaaaacatcgttgattgctaagtattttcccatatgattttttttgttatgttttttttttaaattgtctttgttgtttttattgtttttaatattgagcttgttaaaaattacaattgtagattttctcatgtaacactatagattgttatagtgtttccctgcatgttttttttttccttttgttttttttatatttgtcaaaattatctttgtagatttttttttaatattgagctggttgagaattataattgtatatttcctcacaaaacactatagattgctagagtgttttcttaaatgactttaatattgagttgattgaaaatttagctttaactttccccacatgttttttttttcatttttttattatttgctttttgcttttttttttcttccaaaattgtcatcttttttttttcataattgtttttgtcgattttttttttaatattaagttagttGAGAATATAACTTtctagttttttcctttaaaatattgtggatgataacagttttttttatataattttttttcacaaatccatGATAATGCACAAATATACCATAAGCCCATCGCTCGGGCATGTCACCTAGTACAATTTAATCACTGTAAGGACGgtacaataaaaaatgttaagacACGTGAGTTTTTTCATGGCTATAAGAAAGGTAATCAATGCTAAATCAAGGTAAACGATGCTAGTGAAATATGGATTTATAAGGAACGATGACCAAGCAATATGGAAAAGTATTTGATAGGGCATGGGAGAGGAAACAATAGGTTATACATAGTTAGGGTTTGCATAAATgaggggaagaaaaagaaaaaaaagggtataGATATCTGGGAACTCAAACGAAAATGTTTGGAACGTCCAAAGGGATGCAtggtttttaatgtatttttcactttagtccttcCTTATCTCTAATTCATGCAATCAAGGACAAGTCAAGCCAAATCATAAGATTTCTTCTCAATTAGGTCTCTGGATGAAATCATATAGCACATTTAAAATACCTGCCTTTTACTTTTCCATCCTTGGTTCTttaattcctttaattttagtCAAATCAACTACCcaactcaatttattttctctaattgaattcttgattaaataaataggaCCTCTTGAGTCTGTCAACTTgtcattttgatatttgattctttaattt includes:
- the LOC118030708 gene encoding putative pentatricopeptide repeat-containing protein At3g11460, mitochondrial, with amino-acid sequence MTMKTKLYHHLQSTTTRNPQWNTLLREAANKSLFNKALSLYLHMLRSGASPNAFTFPFAIKSCAALSLPITGKQLHCHVFKTGCLLEPFVQTSLISMYGKCSLIDNARKLFDENPQSRKLTVCYNSLLSGYALNSRVKDVVVLFCEMRELGVEINGVTMLGLVQPCGIPGNLGLGMSVHGFCVKFGLDMDSSVGNCLLTMYVKSGEIDCGRKLFNEMPRKGLITWNAMINGYAQNGLANNVLELYKEMESKGFCPDPVTLVGVLSSCAHLGALSVGKEVERKMEGFGFSSNPFLNNALINMYARCGNLKKARDIFDGMPVKSVVSWTAIIGGYGMHGQGEVAVELFDEMIRGGIKPDGTAFVSVLSACSHAGLTNKGLDYFGVMERKYRLRPGAEHYSCMVDLLGRAGRLNEARELIESMQVRADGALWGALLGACKIHRNVELAELAFERVIELEPTNTGYYVLLSNVYTEARNLEGILRVRMLMRERKLKKDPGCSYVEFKGRVHLFFAGDRNHPQTNEIYKKLNELENLVKDLDGCKKNDHERREEYLNSMGVHSEKLAVAFALLNTRKETEIIIIKNLRICGDCHLFIKLVSKIVDRQFVVRDATRFHHFKNGFCSCKEYW